A stretch of the Capsicum annuum cultivar UCD-10X-F1 chromosome 10, UCD10Xv1.1, whole genome shotgun sequence genome encodes the following:
- the LOC124888105 gene encoding elongation factor P-like, with protein sequence MGIFAKRLSRALSTCILSKQWPYHQSLFASAWSATQLRGVKSRGSDLKPGNVIEKKGRIYQVVKAQHTTQGRGGAIIQVELHDVDSGSKSSARFRTDETVEKVFVAEKSFRYLYTDEETGNIVLMEPETYEQLDVPKHLFGECYVYLQDDMEVDVQLYEERAMSVSIPRRVTCTVAESEIPMRASATPQYKKVLLDNGLTVQVPKYVVEGDRIIVNTTNHSYVSRA encoded by the coding sequence atggGAATTTTTGCAAAGAGACTATCAAGAGCCCTTTCCACTTGCATTCTATCCAAACAGTGGCCGTATCACCAATCGCTCTTTGCCTCGGCTTGGTCCGCCACTCAACTCCGCGGTGTCAAATCTCGCGGTTCTGATTTGAAGCCAGGAAACGTGATTGAGAAAAAAGGAAGGATTTATCAGGTGGTAAAGGCACAACACACAACCCAAGGAAGAGGAGGAGCTATTATACAGGTGGAACTCCATGATGTTGATAGTGGAAGCAAGTCCAGTGCAAGATTTCGTACGGATGAAACTGTTGAAAAAGTATTTGTTGCAGAAAAGAGTTTCAGGTACCTCTATACCGATGAAGAAACTGGGAACATTGTGCTAATGGAGCCTGAAACCTATGAGCAGCTAGATGTACCAAAACACTTGTTTGGTGAATGTTATGTCTACCTTCAAGATGATATGGAAGTCGATGTACAACTTTACGAGGAAAGAGCAATGTCTGTGTCAATTCCTAGGCGAGTAACATGTACTGTTGCTGAATCCGAAATTCCCATGAGGGCATCAGCTACTCCACAGTATAAGAAGGTTTTGTTGGACAATGGTCTTACTGTGCAGGTACCGAAATATGTTGTAGAAGGAGACAGGATTATCGTAAACACCACCAACCACTCTTACGTAAGCAGAGCTTAA